One window of the Primulina eburnea isolate SZY01 chromosome 18, ASM2296580v1, whole genome shotgun sequence genome contains the following:
- the LOC140819066 gene encoding uncharacterized protein, giving the protein MDIVGLFPVVRAQKKFLLVFVDYFSKWIEAEPLAKITEQKVLKFLWKNILCRFGVPGRIISDNGRQFEGKKITTWCQEMKITSVAYPRANGRTEVVNRIIVQALKSRLHVLPVEIGKTSAWVESYPSDNDQCRAMELDLVEEKRERALIRMEAYQGRVMKSYNKKYEFETSK; this is encoded by the exons ATGGACATTGTGGGTCTCTTTCCAGTTGTCCGGGCTCAGAAGAAGTTTCTTTTAGTGTTTGTGGATTATTTTTCTAAATGGATAGAAGCCGAGCCCTTGGCCAAGATTACTGAGCaaaaagttttaaagtttttatgGAAGAATATTTTGTGCCGATTTGGAGTCCCCGGGAGAATAATTTCAGACAATGGGAGACAGTTTGAGGGAAAGAAGATCACAACTTGGTGTCAGGAAATGAAAATCACCTCTGTTGCTTACCCTCGAGCCAATGGTCGGACAGAGGTTGTGAACAGGATCATTGTGCAAGCCTTAAAATCCAGGCTACATG TTCTTCCAGTCGAGATTGGAAAAACTTCTGCCTgggtagaatcttacccgaGTGATAATGATCAATGTCGAGCAATGGAATTGGACTTAGTGGAAGAAAAAAGAGAGCGGGCCCTAATTCGAATGGAAGCTTATCAAGGTCGGGTTATGAAATCATATAACAAGAAGTACGAATTCGAGACTTCCAAGTAG